Proteins from a genomic interval of Kiritimatiellia bacterium:
- the trpS gene encoding tryptophan--tRNA ligase, translated as MRILSGIQPSGKLHLGNYFGMMKPILDLQKEGEVFLFIADYHALTSVTDPRAMRQGTMDVALDFLACGLDTEKTLFYRQSDIPEVTELTWLLSTVTPMGLLERCHSYKDKVAKGLPATHGLFAYPVLMAADILIMHSQVVPVGRDQKQHVEVTRDIAIKFNNVYGEVFTLPDPSIRDEVAVVPGVDGQKMSKSYSNTVEIFGDPKESRAQIMRIVTDSKTVADPKDPDQCNVFALYRLFASDAQREEMAARYRAGGLGYGEVKKQLFEMFDAHFAPLRQRRAELQKNMDHVQAVLRSGAERAAAVARDTLRRARQAVGLE; from the coding sequence ATGAGAATTCTGTCCGGCATACAGCCCTCGGGGAAGCTGCACCTGGGGAATTACTTCGGGATGATGAAGCCCATCCTGGATCTGCAAAAGGAAGGGGAGGTCTTCCTCTTCATCGCGGACTACCATGCCCTGACGTCGGTGACCGATCCCCGCGCCATGCGCCAGGGCACGATGGATGTAGCCCTGGATTTCCTCGCTTGCGGCCTGGATACGGAGAAGACCCTGTTCTATCGCCAGAGCGACATCCCCGAGGTGACGGAACTGACCTGGCTGCTGTCCACGGTGACCCCGATGGGCCTGCTGGAGCGCTGCCACTCCTACAAGGACAAGGTCGCCAAGGGCCTGCCGGCGACGCACGGCCTGTTTGCCTACCCGGTGCTGATGGCGGCGGACATCCTGATCATGCACTCCCAGGTGGTCCCCGTCGGGCGCGACCAGAAGCAGCACGTCGAGGTCACCCGGGACATCGCGATCAAGTTCAACAACGTCTACGGCGAGGTCTTCACCCTTCCCGATCCGTCCATCCGCGACGAGGTGGCGGTGGTGCCGGGCGTGGACGGGCAGAAGATGTCGAAATCGTACAGCAACACCGTGGAGATATTCGGCGACCCGAAGGAATCCCGGGCGCAGATCATGCGGATTGTCACGGACAGCAAGACCGTGGCCGACCCGAAGGATCCCGACCAGTGCAACGTGTTCGCCCTGTACAGGCTGTTCGCCTCCGATGCGCAGCGCGAGGAGATGGCGGCGCGCTACCGGGCGGGTGGCCTGGGGTACGGCGAGGTGAAGAAGCAACTCTTCGAGATGTTCGACGCGCACTTCGCCCCGCTGCGGCAGCGCCGCGCGGAGTTGCAGAAGAACATGGACCACGTGCAGGCCGTGCTGCGGAGCGGCGCGGAGCGCGCCGCCGCCGTGGCGCGGGACACGCTGCGCCGCGCCCGCCAGGCCGTGGGTCTGGAATAG
- a CDS encoding class I SAM-dependent methyltransferase: MLVTGFRVKLYLYRAMQAVYRLIEVGQIHPVRELKLRALQRTTDYIEKNALDAVGLDTQRDLIDYSLREVKAQGHYVEFGVFTGGTIRHMAKQLPAGQIIHGFDSFEGLPEAWSGFDLGKETFNLKGKLPKVPANVTLHKGWFKDTIPAWKAQHAGPLAFVHIDCDLYSSTVDILEGLADRMQAGTVVLFDDYFNYPNWENHGFKAWQDYIRKNGARYEYIGYARQQAAVRILDPGPAR; this comes from the coding sequence ATGCTGGTTACCGGATTCCGCGTAAAACTGTATCTGTATCGGGCTATGCAGGCGGTCTACCGCCTGATCGAAGTGGGTCAGATCCATCCCGTGCGGGAGCTCAAGCTCCGCGCCCTCCAGCGGACCACGGACTACATCGAGAAGAACGCCCTGGACGCCGTCGGGCTCGACACCCAGCGCGACCTCATCGACTACAGCCTGCGCGAGGTCAAGGCCCAGGGGCACTACGTGGAATTCGGCGTGTTCACCGGCGGCACGATCCGGCACATGGCCAAGCAGTTGCCCGCGGGGCAGATCATCCATGGCTTCGACAGCTTCGAGGGGCTTCCCGAGGCGTGGAGCGGGTTTGACCTCGGCAAGGAGACGTTCAACCTCAAGGGCAAGCTGCCGAAGGTGCCCGCCAACGTGACCCTTCACAAGGGCTGGTTCAAGGACACGATCCCCGCGTGGAAAGCCCAACATGCGGGCCCGCTGGCCTTCGTCCACATCGACTGCGACCTGTACTCCTCCACGGTCGACATCCTGGAGGGCCTGGCCGACCGCATGCAGGCGGGCACAGTCGTCCTGTTCGACGACTACTTCAATTATCCCAACTGGGAAAACCACGGCTTCAAGGCCTGGCAGGACTACATCAGGAAAAACGGCGCGCGCTACGAGTATATCGGTTACGCCCGTCAGCAGGCCGCCGTGCGCATACTGGATCCCGGACCGGCGCGGTAA
- a CDS encoding immune inhibitor A, whose amino-acid sequence MKRILVLAAVLLACGLMPSHTRAVMPRDGAGGPVAFSERDQPNPAEVRRIRERDRLVDELRRQQRLPAGRGLAAREAALQAAIDRLKLAADDRVLVILVEFAGTNMFPWTAGVSTWDPLGRCERTEYDGVNYGNTNASAFFAAKYGYAGTSNFTYSGPLHNQIPRPLSAEDASGETIWTEDFSPAFYSNIIFGAGWTFSYLREDNSPVNADFSGKSVRDYYLDFSGQAYEIAGDVVGWVQVTNSTWWYGADAVPGRRSGATSAASSGGIPGAGDSRQLVIDALEAVKAAYPAFDWAPYDTDSDGIIDRLWIIHAGYGEEDDQILLNRTAYGEGALWSHSWSLATPYEITPGVSASTYIMMPENCGIGVLAHEYAHNLGAIDLYTYGDGNTSVGFWSLMSDDWTGFPLGFQPPAMDPLHLDQWGWLDPLVISDTAQVYTVTLGQASGFPGGPDVHRAVKIELPDQVEALPVQPRGQYQWWGGADFDANATMILSSSLAIPAAGASLRYDAAYDTEAGYDFFSVYVSTNNGAGWIEIASYDGTSAGYPAYRSWTNSLNAYSNKSVHLAFQYWTDYSVLGDGAFVDEVRVVSGVSTLLYDNAETDTGYWQYTAPWARNTGARITPHGYYLQWRNTSASGGYDSCLGGDAWRFGPVGSGLLVWYDNPRYSDNEIADYLADGPSFGPKGRLLVVDAHPAPYHDPWWLQQGYTGEQANIASRCLMRDAPFTLSNTPAFWLEPAFIQAATGFPGRPAVSLFSDALGYYPGLEKAAMAGDTSRWMTAQWDASVVIPCVSNYGPKATGYPGHSNFWYIVQERVTEGTTVFQQYTTNLVNGGTSAGGTGNPGASAPAYGWNVRLISDAGTQATVRIWNGSPVEAVCLRPAAGSLLAVSCEAVAERTLSLQAASNLAAGSGAFANVTNFPTASNVTVRMDGALQFYRIGIQ is encoded by the coding sequence ATGAAGCGGATTTTGGTTCTTGCAGCCGTCCTGCTGGCCTGCGGGCTCATGCCTTCTCACACCCGGGCAGTCATGCCGCGCGATGGCGCCGGCGGGCCCGTCGCCTTCTCGGAACGGGACCAACCCAACCCGGCGGAGGTCCGCCGCATCCGGGAGAGAGACCGGCTGGTCGACGAACTCCGGCGGCAGCAGCGCTTGCCGGCCGGCCGCGGGCTCGCGGCCCGGGAGGCCGCCCTGCAGGCGGCGATAGACCGGCTGAAACTGGCGGCCGACGACCGGGTGCTGGTGATCCTGGTCGAGTTCGCCGGCACCAACATGTTCCCGTGGACGGCCGGCGTTTCCACGTGGGATCCCCTCGGGCGCTGCGAGCGCACGGAATACGACGGCGTGAATTACGGCAACACCAACGCGTCCGCGTTCTTCGCCGCGAAGTACGGCTATGCCGGCACCAGCAATTTCACCTACTCCGGGCCGCTGCACAACCAGATCCCCCGGCCGCTCTCGGCCGAGGACGCCTCCGGCGAGACGATATGGACCGAGGATTTCTCGCCCGCCTTCTACAGCAACATCATTTTCGGGGCGGGCTGGACCTTCTCCTACCTGCGGGAAGACAACTCCCCGGTGAACGCCGATTTCTCCGGCAAGTCCGTCCGCGACTACTACCTGGATTTTTCCGGCCAGGCCTACGAAATCGCCGGCGACGTGGTCGGCTGGGTACAGGTCACCAACTCCACCTGGTGGTACGGCGCGGACGCGGTGCCCGGGCGCCGGTCCGGCGCCACGAGCGCCGCGAGCAGCGGGGGCATCCCCGGCGCCGGCGATTCGCGGCAACTGGTCATCGACGCCCTGGAAGCCGTCAAGGCCGCCTACCCGGCGTTCGACTGGGCGCCGTACGACACCGACAGCGACGGGATCATCGACCGGCTCTGGATCATCCATGCCGGATACGGCGAGGAGGACGACCAGATCCTGCTGAACCGCACCGCCTACGGGGAGGGCGCGCTCTGGTCGCACTCCTGGTCCCTCGCGACCCCGTACGAAATCACGCCCGGGGTGTCGGCCTCCACGTACATCATGATGCCGGAGAACTGCGGGATCGGGGTTCTGGCCCACGAGTACGCGCACAACCTCGGGGCCATCGACCTGTACACGTACGGCGACGGCAACACATCGGTGGGGTTCTGGTCCCTGATGTCGGACGACTGGACGGGATTCCCCCTCGGGTTCCAGCCTCCCGCCATGGATCCCCTGCATCTCGACCAGTGGGGCTGGCTGGATCCGCTGGTGATCAGCGACACCGCGCAGGTGTACACGGTGACCCTCGGGCAAGCCAGCGGGTTCCCGGGCGGGCCGGACGTCCACAGGGCGGTCAAAATCGAACTGCCCGACCAGGTCGAGGCGCTGCCGGTGCAGCCGCGGGGGCAGTACCAGTGGTGGGGCGGCGCGGACTTTGACGCCAATGCCACGATGATTCTAAGCTCTTCGCTCGCGATCCCGGCGGCGGGGGCCTCCCTGCGCTACGACGCGGCCTACGACACGGAAGCCGGTTATGATTTCTTCTCCGTCTACGTTTCCACGAACAACGGGGCCGGCTGGATCGAGATCGCCAGCTACGACGGGACCAGCGCCGGGTACCCGGCCTACCGCTCATGGACCAACAGCCTCAACGCCTACAGCAACAAGAGCGTCCACCTGGCCTTCCAGTACTGGACGGATTACTCCGTCCTGGGCGATGGGGCGTTCGTGGACGAGGTGCGGGTGGTCTCGGGAGTTTCCACGCTCCTGTACGACAACGCGGAGACCGACACGGGCTACTGGCAGTACACGGCGCCCTGGGCCCGCAACACCGGCGCGCGCATCACACCCCACGGGTACTACCTGCAATGGCGCAACACCTCCGCGTCCGGCGGCTACGACAGCTGCCTGGGCGGGGACGCCTGGCGGTTCGGCCCGGTCGGTTCGGGCCTGCTGGTCTGGTACGACAACCCGCGCTACTCGGACAATGAAATCGCGGACTATCTCGCGGACGGGCCCTCGTTCGGCCCGAAGGGGCGGTTGCTGGTCGTGGATGCCCATCCCGCGCCCTACCACGATCCCTGGTGGCTCCAGCAGGGGTACACCGGGGAACAGGCGAACATCGCCAGCCGCTGCCTGATGCGGGACGCGCCGTTCACCCTGTCGAACACCCCGGCCTTCTGGCTGGAGCCGGCGTTCATCCAGGCGGCCACCGGATTCCCGGGGCGGCCTGCCGTATCCTTGTTCAGCGATGCCCTGGGCTACTATCCCGGCCTGGAAAAGGCCGCCATGGCCGGGGACACCAGCCGCTGGATGACGGCGCAGTGGGATGCCAGCGTGGTCATCCCCTGCGTCAGCAACTACGGGCCCAAGGCCACCGGGTACCCGGGCCACTCCAATTTCTGGTACATCGTCCAGGAGCGTGTGACGGAAGGCACGACGGTCTTTCAGCAGTACACCACCAACCTCGTGAACGGCGGCACCTCGGCGGGCGGCACGGGAAACCCGGGAGCGAGCGCGCCGGCCTACGGATGGAACGTCCGGCTCATCAGCGATGCCGGCACGCAGGCGACGGTGCGGATATGGAACGGCAGTCCCGTGGAGGCCGTGTGCCTGCGCCCGGCGGCCGGATCCCTGCTGGCGGTCTCCTGCGAAGCGGTGGCCGAGCGCACCCTCTCGCTCCAGGCCGCTTCCAACCTGGCCGCCGGCAGCGGGGCGTTTGCGAACGTGACCAACTTCCCCACCGCGAGCAACGTAACGGTGCGAATGGACGGCGCCTTGCAGTTCTATCGGATCGGGATACAGTGA
- a CDS encoding segregation/condensation protein A — translation MPPQEEYKVRLDVFEGPLDLLLYLIKKDELDIYDIPIERITTQYMQYLDLMRMLDLNIAGDFIVMAATLMMIKSRMLLPVEERTAMEEEEEDDPRWDLVRQLVEYKKFKDAALHLETLEEQRLDVFAREGEHVQLGPAPEIALHDVSLFDLITAFGDVLKRVKTEELKEIFSERFTVAEKMEQIVRRLQVEEKISFGSLFAHMASRHEIVCTFLALLELIRLRQLVARQESSFQEIVLLRAEGL, via the coding sequence ATGCCTCCGCAGGAAGAATATAAAGTCCGGCTGGATGTCTTCGAGGGGCCCCTCGACCTCCTGCTCTACCTGATCAAGAAGGACGAGCTGGACATCTACGACATCCCCATCGAGCGCATCACGACCCAGTACATGCAGTACCTGGACCTGATGCGTATGCTGGACCTGAACATCGCCGGCGACTTCATCGTCATGGCCGCCACGCTCATGATGATCAAGAGCCGCATGCTCCTGCCCGTCGAGGAACGGACCGCAATGGAGGAGGAAGAGGAAGACGATCCCCGCTGGGACCTCGTCCGCCAGCTCGTGGAGTACAAGAAGTTCAAGGACGCCGCCCTGCACCTCGAGACGCTGGAGGAGCAGCGGCTGGACGTCTTCGCGCGCGAGGGCGAGCACGTCCAACTGGGGCCCGCGCCAGAGATCGCCCTGCACGACGTCAGCCTGTTCGACCTCATTACGGCGTTCGGCGACGTGCTGAAGCGGGTGAAGACGGAGGAACTGAAGGAGATCTTTTCCGAGCGCTTCACGGTGGCGGAGAAGATGGAGCAGATCGTACGGAGGCTGCAGGTCGAGGAAAAGATATCGTTCGGGAGCCTGTTCGCGCACATGGCCTCCCGGCACGAGATCGTCTGCACCTTCCTGGCGCTGCTGGAACTGATCCGGCTCCGGCAGCTGGTCGCCCGGCAGGAGTCGTCGTTCCAGGAAATCGTTCTGTTGAGGGCCGAGGGCCTGTGA
- a CDS encoding DUF364 domain-containing protein, whose protein sequence is MRILKDMLDSLPHRDHPVRAVWSCAFWTLVTTKHSGLSSTVRGEDRQHSDHADITVPDAGQLLEKTAGELAAYALSEDTVAASIGMAAVNSMLEVDESKCVERGAVDLLMEKGRGRTIGVVGHFGFIPKLREAAKKVYVIEQRPRPGDLPDTQAAEILPSCDVVCMTASTLINHTIEALLPLCAESYVVLTGPTAPLAPILFDHGIDAICGTRVTDAEAVLRHISQGACFKQVRGHGVRLLTRVRDL, encoded by the coding sequence ATGCGAATCCTGAAGGACATGCTCGACTCGCTTCCGCACCGGGATCATCCGGTCCGTGCGGTCTGGTCCTGCGCGTTCTGGACGCTCGTCACCACGAAGCATTCCGGCCTTTCGTCCACCGTTCGAGGCGAGGACCGCCAGCACAGCGACCACGCCGACATCACCGTCCCCGACGCCGGGCAGCTGCTCGAAAAAACGGCGGGCGAACTCGCCGCCTACGCGCTCTCGGAAGACACGGTGGCCGCCTCCATCGGCATGGCGGCGGTCAACTCCATGCTCGAGGTGGACGAATCGAAGTGCGTCGAGCGCGGCGCGGTGGACCTCTTGATGGAAAAGGGCCGCGGCCGCACGATCGGGGTCGTCGGCCATTTCGGTTTCATTCCGAAACTGCGTGAAGCGGCTAAAAAGGTGTACGTGATCGAGCAGCGGCCCCGGCCCGGCGACCTGCCGGACACACAGGCGGCGGAAATTCTGCCCTCCTGCGATGTCGTTTGCATGACCGCCTCCACGCTCATCAACCACACGATCGAAGCGCTGCTGCCCCTCTGCGCGGAAAGTTACGTGGTCCTGACCGGCCCGACGGCCCCGCTCGCTCCGATCCTTTTCGATCACGGCATTGATGCGATCTGCGGAACGCGCGTGACCGACGCGGAGGCGGTGCTCCGCCACATCAGCCAGGGAGCCTGCTTCAAGCAGGTGCGCGGCCACGGGGTCCGCCTGTTGACGAGGGTCCGGGATTTATGA